The Daucus carota subsp. sativus chromosome 9, DH1 v3.0, whole genome shotgun sequence genome window below encodes:
- the LOC108201889 gene encoding isocitrate dehydrogenase [NADP] isoform X2 — translation MTSVLAKLDDNAALLSFAEKLEAACVGTVESGKMTKDLALILHGPKLGREHYLNTEEFMDAVASDLKARLNKFK, via the exons ATGACATCAGTCCTG GCAAAGCTGGATGATAATGCTGCCCTCTTGAGTTTCGCTGAAAAGCTTGAGGCTGCTTGTGTTGGTACTGTGGAGTCTGGGAAGATGACAAAGGATCTTGCTCTCATACTACATGGACCCAA actcggcagggAACACTATCTAAACACTGAAGAGTTCATGGATGCAGTAGCAAGTGATTTGAAAGCAAGACTCAACAAGTTTAAAT AG
- the LOC108201889 gene encoding isocitrate dehydrogenase [NADP] isoform X1, which yields MTSVLAKLDDNAALLSFAEKLEAACVGTVESGKMTKDLALILHGPKLGREHYLNTEEFMDAVASDLKARLNKFKCMCVCCVMASVCLNCFIQLRSL from the exons ATGACATCAGTCCTG GCAAAGCTGGATGATAATGCTGCCCTCTTGAGTTTCGCTGAAAAGCTTGAGGCTGCTTGTGTTGGTACTGTGGAGTCTGGGAAGATGACAAAGGATCTTGCTCTCATACTACATGGACCCAA actcggcagggAACACTATCTAAACACTGAAGAGTTCATGGATGCAGTAGCAAGTGATTTGAAAGCAAGACTCAACAAGTTTAAATGTATGTGCGTCTGCTGTGTTATGGCTAGTGTTTGTCTTAATTGCTTTATTCAACTACGCTCATTGTGA